A DNA window from Acidimicrobiia bacterium contains the following coding sequences:
- a CDS encoding type II toxin-antitoxin system VapC family toxin, translating to MSVVVDANVAVAVLDAADPFHKVALDRCLREKKIHVLNVTWAEALVLPAKLKRFEEAGAVLVGVGFCVEVVSDEVADLACHLRAKYGNKNFPLLDALVVALGVHSGSSVVTCDAKWPQISEAKIELLSPLPSI from the coding sequence GTGAGCGTAGTCGTTGACGCAAATGTTGCAGTAGCAGTTTTGGATGCCGCCGACCCTTTTCACAAAGTTGCCTTAGATCGTTGTTTGAGAGAAAAGAAAATACATGTTCTAAATGTCACTTGGGCTGAAGCGCTGGTACTGCCGGCAAAATTAAAGAGGTTTGAAGAAGCCGGAGCGGTGCTGGTTGGGGTTGGGTTTTGCGTAGAAGTGGTTTCTGACGAGGTTGCTGATTTGGCGTGTCATCTGCGGGCAAAATATGGGAACAAAAACTTTCCTTTGCTCGACGCACTGGTGGTGGCTTTGGGAGTTCACTCAGGCTCATCGGTTGTTACTTGCGACGCAAAATGGCCTCAGATCAGTGAAGCGAAGATTGAATTGTTGTCTCCGTTGCCGAGTATCTAA
- a CDS encoding polyisoprenoid-binding protein, with amino-acid sequence MKETETLPGYTVGTWKLDEAHTDVGFSVRHLMVSKVRGSFSNISGTITTAADLMESSAELTVDLASIDTRNADRDTHLRSSDFFDAESHPMMTYRTTSLRRDGEDFVVEGDLTIKGVTLPVALTVEYNGVGADPWGGTRIGLSARGEINRSDFGISFNMPLEGGGVMVGERVQLVIELEAVLDA; translated from the coding sequence ATGAAAGAAACAGAAACGCTTCCCGGCTATACGGTTGGCACATGGAAGCTAGATGAAGCTCACACTGATGTCGGTTTTAGCGTGCGGCATCTGATGGTCTCTAAGGTTCGGGGTAGCTTTAGTAATATCTCGGGAACGATCACTACCGCCGCGGACCTGATGGAGTCTTCAGCTGAGTTGACGGTGGATCTCGCTTCAATAGATACCCGTAATGCTGACCGTGACACCCATTTGCGTTCGAGTGATTTCTTTGATGCTGAGAGTCATCCAATGATGACATACCGGACCACATCGTTGCGCCGCGATGGCGAAGATTTTGTAGTCGAGGGTGATTTGACGATAAAGGGCGTGACTCTACCGGTCGCATTGACCGTCGAATACAACGGCGTCGGTGCGGACCCTTGGGGCGGCACTCGGATTGGTTTGTCGGCGCGAGGTGAAATCAACCGAAGCGACTTCGGTATCTCCTTCAACATGCCCTTAGAGGGCGGTGGGGTGATGGTTGGTGAACGGGTGCAACTTGTCATTGAACTCGAAGCGGTTCTGGACGCCTGA
- a CDS encoding nitroreductase family deazaflavin-dependent oxidoreductase — MPSDRSLKTMNSIHRGLIKVTGGKAGWTTGKMPVLKLTTIGRHSGQPRTVMLTSPIQEGDTMVVVASKGGADTHPAWFHNLKENPKVQVATQDADEHPMMAEIVSPEERARLWPLITEKYSGYAGYQEKTDREIPLIALRPLA; from the coding sequence ATGCCTTCCGACCGTTCTTTAAAAACCATGAACAGTATTCACCGCGGCCTAATAAAAGTCACCGGCGGCAAGGCCGGTTGGACCACCGGCAAAATGCCGGTACTCAAACTCACCACCATCGGACGCCACTCGGGTCAGCCTCGCACCGTCATGTTGACCTCCCCCATCCAAGAAGGCGACACCATGGTTGTTGTGGCTTCCAAAGGCGGCGCCGACACCCACCCGGCTTGGTTTCATAACCTCAAAGAAAACCCCAAAGTGCAAGTAGCCACCCAAGACGCTGATGAGCACCCCATGATGGCCGAAATAGTTTCTCCCGAAGAACGAGCCCGCCTTTGGCCGCTCATCACCGAAAAGTATTCGGGTTACGCCGGTTACCAAGAAAAAACCGACCGAGAAATACCGCTCATTGCACTGCGTCCTCTGGCCTAA
- a CDS encoding transcriptional regulator: MVQQAALPDNKLAPNDCPVRDVLNRIGDKWSVLVLHLLTSQTKRFTELRNDIAGISQRMLTVTLRGLERDGLVTRTVYPIVPPRVDYALTDLGLSLSKTINNLVNWAEHNRHLIDNARNDYDQREDTPIL; encoded by the coding sequence ATGGTTCAACAAGCAGCACTACCCGACAATAAACTCGCACCCAATGACTGCCCAGTACGCGACGTACTCAACCGCATCGGTGATAAATGGTCTGTTCTCGTATTGCACCTTCTCACCTCTCAAACCAAACGGTTCACCGAACTAAGAAACGACATTGCCGGCATCAGCCAACGCATGCTTACCGTCACCCTACGTGGCCTTGAACGCGACGGCCTTGTTACGCGTACCGTGTACCCCATCGTCCCCCCACGCGTTGACTATGCCCTCACCGACCTAGGCCTAAGCCTTTCGAAGACAATTAATAACCTCGTTAACTGGGCCGAACACAATCGCCACCTTATTGACAATGCCCGCAACGACTACGATCAACGCGAAGATACGCCAATCCTATAA